The Bos javanicus breed banteng chromosome 21, ARS-OSU_banteng_1.0, whole genome shotgun sequence genome includes a region encoding these proteins:
- the ZNF774 gene encoding zinc finger protein 774 encodes MMWLGTSGTSGLPGHCLESPLQGYHPAQIQEWALKGISKPSVTSQLEQKEEAWVLPLQNFEARKILRESHTEFKNQVVQLDQDISETAEPCGTSLEGANKDISPPPSWGGNWERGLELEGQHGTLLGEGQQGPFSQEKELNKLLEGYIEKKLVCVECGKSFNQSSYLIRHRRTHTGERPYKCMECGKGFKQSSDLVTHRRTHTGEKPYQCHRCEKKFSDSSTLIKHQRTHTGERPHQCPECGKTFARKPHLTVHQRTHTGEKPYMCLQCHKSFSRSSNFITHQRTHTGVKPYGCRDCGESFSQSSDLIKHQRTHTGERPFKCPECGKGFRDSSHFVAHMSTHSGERPFSCPYCHKSFSQSSHLVTHQRTHTGERPFKCDGCGKGFADSSALVKHQRIHTGERPYKCGECGKSFNQSSHFITHQRIHLGDRPYCCPECGKTFNQRSHFLTHQRTHTGEKPFHCSECDKSFRQKAHLLCHQNTHLM; translated from the exons ATGATGTGGCTGGGGACTTCAGGGACAAGTGGATTACCTGGACACTGTTTAGAGAGTCCTCTTCAGGGATACCACCCAGCACAGATACAAGAATGGGCTCTCAAAGG GATTTCAAAACCAAGTGTAACCTCCCAGCTGGAGCAGAAAGAAGAGGCATGGGTCCTACCACTGCAAAATTTTGAGGCAAGGAAGATCCTGAGGGAAAGTCACACAG AATTTAAGAATCAGGTGGTACAACTCGATCAGGACATTTCCGAAACGGCAGAACCATGTGGAACATCCTTAGAAGGGGCCAATAAAGATATTTCTCCTCCTCCTAGTTGGGGAGGAAACTGGGAGAGGGGTCTTGAATTAGAAGGGCAGCATGGAACCCTCCTGGGAGAGGGTCAGCAGGGGCCCTTTTCACAGGAGAAGGAATTAAACAAGCTCCTGGAAGGATATATAGAAAAGAAGCTAGTGTGTGTGGAATGTGGGAAAAGCTTTAACCAGAGCTCCTATCTCATAAGGCACCGAAGAACCCATACTGGTGAGAGGCCCTATAAGTGCATGGAGTGCGGGAAAGGCTTCAAACAGAGTTCAGACCTTGTCACCCACCGCAGaacacacacaggagagaaaccctacCAGTGCCACAGGTGTGAGAAGAAATTCAGCGACAGCTCGACCCTCATCAAACACCAGAGAACCCACACGGGTGAGAGACCCCACCAGTGCCCCGAGTGTGGGAAGACTTTTGCACGGAAACCGCACCTCACAGTGCACCAAAGAACCCACACGGGGGAGAAGCCCTACATGTGCCTCCAGTGTCACAAGAGCTTCAGTCGCAGCTCCAATTTCATCACCCACCAGAGGACCCACACGGGAGTGAAGCCCTATGGGTGTCGCGATTGCGGGGAGAGTTTCAGCCAGAGCTCAGATCTGATTAAGCACCAGCGAACCCACACGGGAGAGCGGCCCTTCAAGTGCCCCGAGTGTGGGAAGGGCTTCCGAGATAGCTCTCATTTTGTGGCCCACATGAGCACTCACTCGGGAGAAAGGCCCTTCAGCTGTCCTTACTGCCACAAGAGTTTCAGTCAGAGCTCGCACCTGGTCACGCACCAGAGGACACACACGGGCGAGAGGCCTTTTAAGTGCGACGGCTGTGGGAAGGGCTTTGCCGACAGCTCTGCCTTGGTCAAGCACCAGCGGATCCACACCGGAGAAAGACCCTATAAATGTGGTGAGTGTGGCAAGAGCTTCAACCAGAGCTCCCACTTCATCACCCACCAGCGGATCCACTTGGGAGACAGACCCTATTGCTGCCCTGAGTGTGGCAAAACCTTCAATCAGCGTTCCCATTTCCTCACACACCAGAGAAcgcacacaggagagaaacccttTCACTGCAGTGAATGCGACAAGAGCTTCCGGCAGAAAGCACACCTTTTGTGCCATCAGAACACTCACCTGATGTAG